TACGGTTGCCTCTTTCGTATCGCTTTGAGCGGCTGGTTTGGCTTTTTTAGCCTTTTGCTTTTTAGCCGAGGCCTTTGACGAAGCAGGCATCTTCATCGCGCCGCTCTCCAGCAGGCTTCCGGACGCTTCAGGCTCCAGCAGCGACACGGCCAAATTGGCCAGAGGCTGGTTAAGCGGTATGTAAAAATACCCCGGTTCCAGTGACAGGGAGATGCCTTGTAAATGACTTAGTACATGACGACCCGACTCGGGCACTTTTGCCGTCTCTGTCGGCTTATTTTGAGGAGCAAGCACATACTGCTGAGCTTTAACTGTCTGCTTTTCGCTGACCTGATACACATCAATACCCAGCGACTTTAAGCGAGCAACGGAAGCCTTTTCTGACGACGGCAGCAGATAAGCGTAGGGACGTGGACGAGTGAGTACCGGCATGATCTCCAGCGCAGAATCCACCTCGACGTTGACTTTAACGTTATCCGCCGTTTTTGCATCCATCATCGACAGCGTTACAGTACTCGGCAGCGCCTTCCCGCGCACCACGATCGCTCCCTGCCCTGTCTGAGCGTTAGTCTCTTCGCGAACGCTGCGGCGGAACGTCATGACATCATCGTGATTTTTTGCCGTTGCCTTAACCAGGCTCTGCATAGATAAGAATTGGGTGTACACCCGACGGGCAAAGTGCGCTTTTCCCAGCCCAATCCCGCGCGTGGCAAACGACAGAGAAACCGCATTGCGCAGGCCGGCCGTATTGCGCAGCGTATTCACGTCCATGTTACCCATTTCAACGCGACCTTTATCCTTCGAGTCGGTATCAATAGTCAGATAGCCGCTGTGGCTTAGCCCGTTAGATTCCAGCGTATTGATCAGGCTCTGGCGAAACGTGCGCTCGCCAAGCGCGGTGATTTTTGCCGACAGGTTGGGAACGGCGGCGTGTTGGATCATCGCGTCATAACGCGCTAAGGCGCCAAACTTTTCCAGCCACTGCCCGGCAGGCTGGTATTCTCGGCTGTCCAGAACCACATCCGGCTGATACTCGGTCATCACCCAGGCCAGCGCTCGGCTTTCCGGCGTGCTGAGCGCGAAGTGATCTTTATTCAAGTCTACGCCATTGGCTAACGCCTTGGTAAACGCGTCGGCACCGTCGGGGTTTGCTCTCGGTACAATCAGCACGTTAATCCACGACAGAGCGTCGCCCTCTTTTCCCTGAGCCAGACTTTTGGCATAGGCCAGTGCCCCTTCACCGGAGGCAGGCTCGTCGCCGTGCTGCATCGCAACAATCAGCACTGTTGGTTTACCGTTTCTCATTAGCGCCTGAGGAGAAACGTCCTGCGTTTGGGAAAAAACCAACATAGGAATATCTCTTCCCTTTTGCGATTTCCCTATAACGCTCACTCGTAAAGAGGGAGAAGTCTTGCTCAGACTGGCGATAAACGCTGTCAGCTCATCCTGACTGGTGAAATCTTTTTTATCTGCGGCAAAGGCAGGCGTCCCCAAATCGAGACTGGGTGAAGGAAACTGTTTAACAATGGCGGAATTTCCTGATAGTCCCGAGTGGGATCGTACTTCGCATAGGCGCTGCCGGGCAGCGTAGCCAAAGCCAACAGGCAGGGAAACAGCGCAGCGGTCGCCGCCCTGGAAAACTTTCTCATGACGCATCTCCAAAAGAACGCTGGCGGGATCTTCTCTCCCCCAGGCAAACTGCCGCCTATTATTCCACTAAGAGGCAGCAGAATCTCTCTTCGTTTTATCAATCCGCACGAAAAAGCGATCCGCATCGCTTCATGTCTACTTCACACGTCACCGATAGTATCCAAAGAGAAATTTCATAACAGGACGTTAGCTATGCCAACCGTTGTCACCCACGTTGCCGTACCCCTATGCATAGGGCTCGGTTTAGGAAAGAAAGCCATTCCGCCCTCTTTGCTGTTGACCGGTATAGCATTCGCAGCCATTCCCGACCTCGACGTGCTGTCGTTTAAGTTCGGCATTGCTTACGCTAACGCCTTTGGCCATCGAGGCTTTACCCATTCTCTGCTGTTTGCCTTTGCCCTGCCGACACTGGCTCTGGCGTTTAAGCGATGGTTTAAGGTCGGCTACGGACGCATTTGGGGATTCCTTACCCTGTCGCTCTTGTCGCACAGCGTGCTGGATGCGTTTACTACTGGGGGAATGGGCGTCGGCTGGCTGTGGCCCTGGTCGCAGGAGCGCTTTTTTGCCCCCGTTCAGGTTATTAAAGTTGCGCCGTTTAAACTGGCAAAATACCTAGAACCAAGCGGTATTGCCGTAATTAAGTCGGAACTGCTGTGGGTGTGGCTGCCGGGTATCGTGCTGATGCTGGCGATGATGGCGGCTAGAAAGATAGAACAGCAGCAGACACCACAGGCTTCATAGAAAAAGCTGATTACAGCGATAATCTATACCTTAGGTCGTCGTTAAGCCGGATTATCGCCACGTTAACCGCTAAATACGGCAGTTTAGCAGATTATTATCACTTCGCCGCCCCATCTCTTAGCAATTTATTTCATTTGAAAAAATGTGCCTTCCGCCAAACTTAGCGATTTAAGATAGAAAATCACCGCTAAAAATCTGAAAACCAGTCTATTCTTCTTTAAGAAACGTGTTGTCCCCTATTATCCCATCGAATTCAAGTTAACAAAAACAACATTCATTAGTGACAATGATTTAATAACATTTACATATTTGTAACTTTTAAATAAAATCAACTCACAATCGGGCCATTCCCGAAGGCCCTGAATATCACAAAGCACGTAAAGTCCTTTGTCACGAGGTCGACCAATGAGACTAAAACACTGCACTACACTTTCTAAGCTATTGGTAGTTGGAGTATTGGGATTACTCCTCAGCGGCTGCGATATGGCGCTGTTGAATCCGAAGGGGCAAATCGGCATGGAGCAGAGATCCCTGATCGTTACGGCGCTCCTGCTCATGCTGATCGTCGTTATTCCCGCTATCTTGATGACTTTTCTTTTCGCATGGAAATACCGCGAGTCTAATAAAAGTGCCAAATACACCCCTAACTGGGCCCACTCGAACAAGATCGAGCTGGTGGTCTGGGGCATTCCCTGCGTCATTATTTTAATTCTCGGCGCGCTGACCTGGAAAAGCACCCACGCACTCGACCCAAGAACGCCTATCGTCAGCGAAGCGCAAACCATCACCATTGAAGCCGTGTCGATGGACTGGAAGTGGCTATTTATTTACCCAGAACTGGGCATTGCGACCGTGAATGAACTCTCATTCCCCGAGAACGTGCCGGTTAAGTTCAAAATCACCTCTGACACCGTGATGAACTCCTTCTTTATTCCCCGGCTTGGCAGCCAGATTTACGCCATGGCGGGTATGCAAAACATCGTGCACCTGATTGCCAACGAAAAGGGTACCTACCCCGGCATGTCTGCCAACTACAGCGGCAAGGGTTTCTCCGGTATGAAGTTCAACGCGCTGGTGACCTCAGAAGAAGACTTCAACAAGTGGGTAGAGAAAGTCAGGCAGTCTCCGAATCAGCTGCAGTGGGCCGACTACGGTAAGCTCGCCAAGCCGAGTGAAAACAACCCGGTTGAGTACTTCTCTACCGTCAAGCCCGGTCTGTATCTGGACATCATTAATCAATACATGGATATGGACAAGAGCAAGCACGCACAACACTCTGGAGCCGAGGAATAAAACATGTTAGGAAAATTAACCCTAGACGCCATTCCTTATCATGAGCCGATTATCATGGGCGCCGTCGGCATGATTATTGTGGGCGGCATTGCTCTGCTGGCGCTGATCACCTATTTAGGCAAGTGGAAGTGGCTGTGGAACGAATGGCTAACCAGCGTTGACCACAAAAAAATCGGCGTGATGTACATTCTGGTCGCTATGGTGATGCTGCTGCGCGGCTTTGCTGACGCCATCATGATGCGTACGCAGCTGGCAGTGGCTGCCGCGACCGCGGGAGAAGGCTTCCTGCCTCCGCACCACTACGACCAAATCTTTACCGCGCACGGTGTTATCATGATTTTCTTCATGGCAATGCCGTTCGTTATCGGCCTGATGAACATCGTAGTGCCGCTGCAAATCGGCGCTCGCGACGTGGCTTTCCCGTTCCTCAACTCGCTGAGCTTCTGGCTGTTTGTGGCGGGCGTGGTGCTTATCAACATTTCTCTTGGCGTCGGCGAATTCGCCCAAACCGGCTGGCTGGCCTATCCGCCGCTGTCGGGCAAGGTGTATAACCCCGGCGTGGGGGTCGACTACTGGATATGGAGTCTACAGATATCCGGCGTCGGTACGCTGCTTACCGGGGTAAACTTCTTCGCCACTATTC
This DNA window, taken from Leminorella richardii, encodes the following:
- a CDS encoding metal-dependent hydrolase; translation: MPTVVTHVAVPLCIGLGLGKKAIPPSLLLTGIAFAAIPDLDVLSFKFGIAYANAFGHRGFTHSLLFAFALPTLALAFKRWFKVGYGRIWGFLTLSLLSHSVLDAFTTGGMGVGWLWPWSQERFFAPVQVIKVAPFKLAKYLEPSGIAVIKSELLWVWLPGIVLMLAMMAARKIEQQQTPQAS
- the cyoA gene encoding ubiquinol oxidase subunit II; amino-acid sequence: MRLKHCTTLSKLLVVGVLGLLLSGCDMALLNPKGQIGMEQRSLIVTALLLMLIVVIPAILMTFLFAWKYRESNKSAKYTPNWAHSNKIELVVWGIPCVIILILGALTWKSTHALDPRTPIVSEAQTITIEAVSMDWKWLFIYPELGIATVNELSFPENVPVKFKITSDTVMNSFFIPRLGSQIYAMAGMQNIVHLIANEKGTYPGMSANYSGKGFSGMKFNALVTSEEDFNKWVEKVRQSPNQLQWADYGKLAKPSENNPVEYFSTVKPGLYLDIINQYMDMDKSKHAQHSGAEE
- a CDS encoding M14 family metallopeptidase, which encodes MSVIGKSQKGRDIPMLVFSQTQDVSPQALMRNGKPTVLIVAMQHGDEPASGEGALAYAKSLAQGKEGDALSWINVLIVPRANPDGADAFTKALANGVDLNKDHFALSTPESRALAWVMTEYQPDVVLDSREYQPAGQWLEKFGALARYDAMIQHAAVPNLSAKITALGERTFRQSLINTLESNGLSHSGYLTIDTDSKDKGRVEMGNMDVNTLRNTAGLRNAVSLSFATRGIGLGKAHFARRVYTQFLSMQSLVKATAKNHDDVMTFRRSVREETNAQTGQGAIVVRGKALPSTVTLSMMDAKTADNVKVNVEVDSALEIMPVLTRPRPYAYLLPSSEKASVARLKSLGIDVYQVSEKQTVKAQQYVLAPQNKPTETAKVPESGRHVLSHLQGISLSLEPGYFYIPLNQPLANLAVSLLEPEASGSLLESGAMKMPASSKASAKKQKAKKAKPAAQSDTKEATVGDPLPLYRVQEKPEIAMMVMQ